A section of the Chryseobacterium ginsenosidimutans genome encodes:
- a CDS encoding M1 family metallopeptidase — translation MKRLVLGLLLLASWQFSAQELYMPRNIKKAYENGTRDLSGAPGKNYWQNKGIYNVEVKVDANSKTVSGKETIVYSNNSPNNLDELAIRFVNNLHKPQAPRSGFVSKDFLSSGLHIKSFIVNGEKYMVNSDDWGTVEKVKLNSALKSKTKAEIKIEWEYPLSVQSGREGQIDPETFYVAYSFPRISVYDDYNGWDMLPHSDRQEFYNDFNDYNFAITAPKNFVVWSTGDFLNPDAVLQTEYLKRYKSSLKSDKIIHVATEHEMKSGKVTKQNKWNVWKFKASHITDFCFALSNHYVWDAASVQLKTKRASVQAGYKAGAKDFEHYVDWMRYNLEWFSKNWPGVEYPYNAMTAIQGYADMEYPMMINDTSIPDDFQDARLTADHEITHTYFPFYMGINETRYAFMDEGWATTLEYLIGIDENGEAKAKEFYQNFRVKRWINDPSSEQDQPIITMSTQVSGAGYGNNSYVKASLSYLALKDYLGDDLFKKALHHYMDNWNGKHPIPWDYFYSMNTGSGKNLNWFFNNWFYTNNYIDLKVANASQMNDLLTVNVDNIGGFAIPFDAEISYEDETVEKLHFSPSVWEKDQKQTMLTVPIKKKVKSVNLDGGLFMDYTPQDNSKKL, via the coding sequence ATGAAAAGATTGGTTTTGGGTTTATTGCTTTTAGCTTCATGGCAATTTTCCGCTCAGGAACTTTATATGCCGAGAAATATTAAGAAAGCATATGAAAACGGGACGCGTGATTTATCTGGTGCTCCAGGAAAAAATTATTGGCAGAACAAAGGGATTTATAATGTTGAGGTAAAGGTTGATGCCAATTCTAAGACGGTTTCGGGAAAAGAAACCATTGTCTACAGCAACAACAGCCCAAATAATTTGGATGAATTAGCAATACGATTCGTTAATAACCTGCACAAACCTCAAGCTCCTAGATCAGGATTTGTTTCCAAAGATTTCTTGTCTTCAGGTTTACATATTAAATCATTTATAGTAAATGGTGAAAAATATATGGTAAATAGCGACGATTGGGGAACGGTTGAGAAGGTAAAACTAAATTCAGCTTTAAAATCAAAGACAAAAGCAGAAATTAAAATAGAATGGGAGTATCCATTGTCAGTGCAGAGTGGAAGAGAAGGGCAGATTGATCCTGAGACTTTTTATGTAGCTTATTCTTTTCCCAGAATTTCTGTTTACGATGATTATAACGGTTGGGATATGCTTCCACATTCCGACAGACAAGAGTTTTATAATGATTTTAATGATTATAATTTTGCGATTACGGCTCCGAAAAATTTTGTCGTTTGGTCTACGGGAGATTTCCTGAATCCTGATGCAGTTCTTCAAACTGAATATTTAAAAAGATATAAGTCTTCATTAAAAAGCGACAAGATAATTCATGTGGCAACGGAACATGAAATGAAGTCGGGAAAAGTAACAAAACAGAATAAATGGAATGTATGGAAATTTAAAGCCAGCCATATTACAGATTTTTGTTTTGCATTGAGCAATCATTATGTTTGGGACGCAGCAAGTGTTCAGTTAAAAACAAAAAGAGCAAGTGTTCAGGCGGGATATAAGGCCGGGGCAAAAGATTTTGAACATTATGTTGATTGGATGCGTTATAACTTAGAATGGTTTTCAAAAAACTGGCCGGGTGTAGAATATCCTTACAATGCAATGACGGCTATTCAGGGGTATGCGGATATGGAATATCCAATGATGATCAACGATACAAGTATTCCCGACGATTTTCAGGATGCAAGATTAACGGCAGATCACGAAATCACCCATACTTATTTCCCGTTCTATATGGGGATCAACGAAACGCGTTATGCTTTTATGGATGAAGGTTGGGCAACGACATTAGAATACCTGATTGGAATTGATGAAAATGGAGAAGCAAAAGCAAAAGAATTTTATCAGAATTTCAGAGTGAAAAGATGGATTAATGACCCTTCTTCAGAACAGGATCAGCCAATTATTACGATGAGTACACAGGTAAGCGGAGCTGGATACGGAAATAATTCTTACGTAAAAGCATCTCTTTCTTATTTGGCATTGAAAGATTATTTAGGTGATGATTTGTTTAAAAAAGCATTGCATCATTATATGGATAACTGGAACGGCAAACATCCGATTCCGTGGGATTATTTTTATTCGATGAATACAGGTTCTGGGAAAAATTTGAATTGGTTTTTCAATAATTGGTTTTATACCAACAATTATATCGATCTGAAAGTTGCAAATGCTTCACAAATGAATGATCTTCTTACCGTAAATGTTGATAATATAGGAGGTTTTGCTATTCCTTTTGATGCAGAAATCAGTTACGAAGAC
- a CDS encoding endonuclease/exonuclease/phosphatase family protein, whose protein sequence is MNFRFSIVFLLLFALGFSQDLKVMSFNIRLNVDSDKENSWTNRKQDVTDLLTYYHPDYFGVQEALPEQMKDIKNGLKNYDYVGVGRDDGKEKGEFSAIFYDINRLQVVKSGTFWLSETPEKPSKGWDAALNRICTYAVFKDKKSKKEFMALNLHFDHIGNVARVKSSELILKKIKEINPENLPLTLSGDFNLREDSEPIKIISQNLQDTYYHSETKHYGPKGTFTGFNVNEVPKDRIDYIFVKGFKIKSHRHINDRRENLLYPSDHFPVLTDLQF, encoded by the coding sequence ATGAATTTCAGATTTTCAATAGTATTTCTATTACTTTTTGCATTGGGTTTTTCGCAAGATCTTAAAGTAATGAGTTTCAACATCAGACTGAATGTAGATTCCGACAAAGAAAACTCGTGGACTAATAGAAAACAGGATGTTACGGATTTACTTACGTATTATCACCCCGATTATTTCGGAGTTCAGGAAGCACTTCCGGAGCAGATGAAAGACATTAAAAACGGATTGAAAAATTACGATTATGTTGGAGTTGGCAGAGATGACGGAAAAGAAAAAGGTGAGTTTTCTGCTATTTTTTATGATATAAACAGACTTCAGGTTGTAAAATCGGGAACGTTCTGGCTTTCTGAAACTCCTGAAAAGCCATCGAAAGGTTGGGATGCAGCGTTGAACAGAATTTGTACGTATGCAGTTTTTAAGGATAAGAAATCAAAGAAAGAATTTATGGCATTAAATCTTCATTTTGATCATATCGGAAATGTGGCAAGAGTAAAATCTTCAGAATTAATTTTAAAGAAAATCAAAGAAATTAATCCTGAGAATTTACCTTTAACGTTGAGCGGTGATTTTAACTTAAGGGAAGATTCGGAACCTATTAAAATTATTTCGCAAAACTTACAGGATACTTATTATCATTCAGAAACTAAGCATTATGGCCCGAAAGGAACTTTTACGGGATTTAATGTTAATGAGGTTCCAAAAGACAGAATTGATTATATTTTTGTGAAAGGATTTAAAATAAAATCTCACAGGCATATCAATGACAGAAGAGAAAATCTACTATATCCGTCGGATCATTTTCCGGTTTTGACAGATTTACAATTTTAA
- a CDS encoding M1 family metallopeptidase, with protein sequence MNFKLPNFVSAVAVVLFSQSALAQETPKYDYVEAFKPFFYSQTGTPTRSASGQPGYAYWQNSADYNLNVSLNEAKNEITGTTEITYTNNSTDKLGFLWLQLDQNLFEKNSRGNSVVPMSGSRNGSHGEEFEGGYKIKSVKLDGKDVKYTITDTRMQIDLPSELKAQGGVAKIKIEYSFLSPKYGSDRMGIEDTKNGKIFTIAQWYPRMCVYDDVLGWNTMPYLGASEFYLEYGDITANITVPANHYVVASGELLNAKEVYSKEENNRWEQAKNSDKTVVIHSESEIGKNQQTGTKTWKFKIEKARDFAWASSPAFILDAAKINLPSGKKSLAISAYPAESAGEKAWGRSTEYTKAAIEHYSGKWYEYTYPAATNVAGNEGGMEYPGIVFCHMNSKGSELWGVTDHEFGHNWFPMIVGSNERLFAWMDEGFNTFINELSTEAFNKGEYYEKKNIAQMGGYIMNDGFEPIMVGPDNMKENSIGVLAYFKPGMGLQILRESILGPEKFDKAFRTYIQRWAFKHPTPWDFFHTMENVSGEELNWFWRGWFINKWKIDQAVKNVKYVNGDFKNGAQITVENIGQLPMPTTVQIKFKDGTEQIEKLPIEVWKRNKEWTFKINSTKEIDQVKLDPNSQIPDVNSKNNLWTSADAKPVEKIDIKDFAGTYGSKDLPLKITFTEKNNQLFAQATGQPEFALEYVGNNTFTFDQAQISMTFSQDKKTINFKQGSREFKFNKE encoded by the coding sequence ATGAATTTTAAACTTCCAAATTTTGTCTCAGCTGTTGCTGTTGTGCTTTTTTCGCAGTCAGCATTGGCTCAGGAAACACCAAAATATGATTATGTAGAAGCTTTTAAGCCATTTTTTTATTCTCAAACAGGAACTCCCACAAGATCTGCAAGCGGGCAGCCTGGATATGCTTATTGGCAAAATTCTGCTGATTATAACTTAAATGTTAGTCTTAATGAAGCTAAAAACGAAATAACAGGAACGACGGAGATCACTTATACGAATAACAGTACTGATAAACTGGGGTTCTTATGGTTGCAGCTGGATCAGAATTTATTTGAGAAAAACTCAAGAGGAAATTCTGTAGTTCCTATGTCCGGAAGCAGAAACGGATCTCACGGTGAAGAATTTGAAGGCGGTTATAAAATAAAATCTGTAAAACTTGATGGTAAAGATGTGAAATATACGATCACAGATACCAGAATGCAGATCGATCTTCCTTCCGAACTGAAAGCTCAGGGAGGTGTGGCAAAAATTAAAATTGAATATTCATTCCTTTCACCAAAATACGGATCGGACAGAATGGGAATCGAAGATACTAAAAACGGTAAAATCTTTACAATAGCACAATGGTATCCGAGAATGTGTGTGTATGATGATGTATTGGGATGGAATACGATGCCGTATCTGGGTGCATCCGAGTTTTATCTGGAATATGGAGATATTACGGCAAATATTACCGTTCCTGCCAATCATTATGTAGTCGCTTCAGGAGAATTGCTAAATGCAAAAGAGGTTTATTCTAAAGAAGAAAACAACAGATGGGAGCAGGCAAAAAACAGCGATAAAACGGTAGTCATCCATTCTGAATCTGAGATAGGAAAAAACCAGCAGACAGGAACCAAAACATGGAAATTTAAAATAGAAAAAGCAAGGGATTTTGCTTGGGCTTCTTCGCCTGCTTTTATTCTTGATGCAGCAAAAATTAATCTTCCAAGCGGAAAAAAATCATTGGCGATTTCGGCATATCCTGCGGAAAGTGCAGGAGAGAAAGCCTGGGGTAGATCAACAGAATATACAAAAGCAGCGATTGAACATTATTCCGGAAAATGGTACGAATATACCTATCCTGCAGCAACAAATGTTGCCGGAAATGAAGGCGGAATGGAGTATCCCGGAATTGTTTTCTGTCACATGAATTCTAAAGGCAGCGAACTTTGGGGCGTTACAGATCATGAATTCGGACATAACTGGTTTCCTATGATCGTCGGATCTAATGAAAGATTATTTGCCTGGATGGATGAAGGTTTCAATACATTTATCAACGAGCTTTCAACGGAAGCATTCAATAAAGGTGAATATTACGAAAAGAAAAATATCGCCCAGATGGGAGGCTATATCATGAATGACGGTTTTGAACCGATAATGGTAGGCCCGGACAATATGAAGGAAAATAGCATCGGAGTTTTAGCGTATTTCAAACCTGGTATGGGGCTTCAAATATTAAGAGAATCAATTCTTGGGCCTGAAAAATTTGATAAAGCTTTCAGAACATACATTCAGCGTTGGGCGTTTAAACATCCGACACCTTGGGATTTTTTCCATACGATGGAAAATGTTTCAGGAGAAGAGCTCAATTGGTTTTGGAGAGGCTGGTTTATCAATAAATGGAAAATTGATCAGGCTGTGAAAAACGTGAAATATGTAAATGGGGATTTTAAAAACGGTGCTCAAATTACTGTTGAAAATATTGGGCAGCTGCCAATGCCTACAACAGTTCAGATAAAGTTCAAAGACGGAACGGAGCAAATTGAAAAATTACCGATTGAAGTTTGGAAAAGAAACAAAGAATGGACATTTAAAATTAATTCAACGAAAGAAATAGACCAGGTAAAACTGGATCCTAATTCTCAGATTCCTGATGTTAACAGTAAAAATAATCTCTGGACTTCAGCTGATGCAAAGCCTGTAGAGAAAATTGATATCAAAGATTTCGCAGGAACATATGGAAGTAAAGATCTTCCTTTAAAAATTACATTTACGGAGAAAAATAATCAGCTTTTCGCACAAGCAACCGGTCAGCCGGAATTTGCTCTTGAATATGTTGGAAATAATACTTTTACATTCGATCAGGCACAAATTTCAATGACTTTTAGTCAAGATAAAAAAACAATAAACTTCAAACAGGGTTCCAGAGAATTTAAATTTAATAAAGAATAA
- a CDS encoding S8 family serine peptidase, with protein sequence MDKERYIVVLEDQHKNSLKKVENELEVTITSSEFLSSENRSYDVIDNDNGVLYKNLGILVVENMDEAQLKSAVKNDSNPIVYFEKEREFFLADELSIINELKKQSEEIAGKITELEKYIINKPLPQKNLVEMEWGLKALGIGNSQYTGKGIDICILDTGLELLHPDFSGREIEGKSFINGEDWNRDPNGHGTHCAGVATGNIRHDNGKRYGIAKDANLKIAKVLSDTGKGTTSSVIDAIDWAITKKFRILSLSLASAVKLNDAPSPLFETVGARALENNCIIIAAAGNDSSRPSIPKPVSSPANAVSIMSVGAIDGQMKIAKFSNAGLNPTTGGNVNICAPGVDIISSYPKNSKNKSSHYYAMSGTSMATPHVSGLVALYMEQFPDKSAKEIWELVETKAKPIEGLKYRDIGSGLIQV encoded by the coding sequence ATGGACAAAGAAAGATACATTGTTGTTCTTGAGGATCAACATAAAAATTCACTCAAAAAAGTTGAAAATGAACTGGAAGTTACCATTACCTCATCAGAATTTCTTTCATCAGAAAACCGTTCGTATGATGTGATTGATAATGATAACGGAGTATTGTATAAAAACTTAGGAATTCTTGTTGTAGAAAATATGGATGAAGCACAACTGAAAAGTGCTGTAAAAAATGATTCGAATCCGATCGTTTATTTTGAAAAAGAAAGAGAATTCTTTTTGGCTGATGAATTATCAATTATTAATGAATTGAAAAAACAGTCTGAAGAAATTGCCGGCAAAATCACGGAACTGGAAAAATATATCATTAATAAACCTTTACCGCAAAAAAATCTGGTAGAAATGGAGTGGGGCTTAAAAGCTCTCGGTATCGGAAATTCCCAATATACGGGAAAAGGTATTGATATCTGTATTTTGGATACGGGCCTTGAACTTTTGCATCCGGATTTTTCAGGAAGAGAAATTGAAGGGAAATCTTTTATCAACGGGGAAGACTGGAACCGTGATCCGAACGGCCATGGAACGCATTGTGCAGGAGTGGCGACCGGAAATATCAGGCACGACAACGGGAAACGTTACGGAATTGCCAAAGATGCCAATTTAAAAATTGCAAAAGTTCTTTCCGACACAGGAAAAGGAACAACAAGCAGTGTGATTGACGCAATTGATTGGGCAATTACAAAGAAATTCAGAATCTTATCTCTTTCATTAGCCTCTGCCGTAAAATTGAATGATGCACCTTCACCACTTTTTGAAACTGTCGGAGCAAGAGCATTAGAAAATAATTGTATAATCATCGCAGCGGCAGGAAATGACAGCAGTCGGCCTTCTATACCAAAACCTGTTTCGTCTCCGGCAAACGCGGTTTCGATTATGTCAGTTGGAGCAATTGACGGGCAAATGAAAATTGCAAAATTTTCTAATGCAGGATTGAACCCAACAACGGGAGGAAATGTGAATATTTGTGCTCCGGGAGTTGATATTATCAGTTCGTACCCTAAAAATTCGAAAAATAAAAGCAGTCATTATTATGCAATGAGCGGAACAAGTATGGCGACACCACATGTTTCCGGACTTGTTGCCTTGTATATGGAGCAGTTTCCTGACAAATCTGCAAAAGAGATCTGGGAATTAGTGGAAACCAAAGCCAAGCCTATTGAAGGATTGAAATACCGCGACATCGGAAGCGGATTAATACAAGTATAA
- a CDS encoding DUF2589 domain-containing protein, translated as METLKSVLDANNAKKSKNELIDLLTGLEKSLTPAVYEKVSGIETSELAGLSNKELLSIIEDFKKNYDSKWEKSFANVSSEVMKMIAGKMAADDEVFKTSGAESADFAAELGSIDFAKIIGGPLNACVTAQSNASISTVNFIKEVGFEKNGSDDKLRMAEFKYKKNVPNPNYKNETDTPNEDPTTEQEVEILVPFIALLNVPSFRIETCEVDFNVKLNSTYTKDVSDEFGIKAGVSGGFGPVKFNVDVSYKRTSSTGIKVEKEYSLGVKVKATNDEMPAGLEKVLGLLAQ; from the coding sequence ATGGAAACATTAAAGTCGGTGTTAGACGCAAATAACGCCAAGAAATCAAAAAATGAATTGATTGATCTTTTAACAGGATTAGAAAAATCATTAACGCCTGCAGTTTATGAAAAAGTTTCAGGAATCGAAACTTCTGAATTAGCTGGTCTTTCAAACAAAGAATTATTAAGCATTATCGAAGACTTTAAGAAAAACTATGACAGCAAATGGGAAAAGTCTTTCGCAAATGTATCTTCAGAAGTAATGAAAATGATCGCAGGTAAAATGGCCGCTGATGATGAGGTTTTTAAAACATCAGGAGCAGAAAGTGCAGATTTTGCAGCAGAATTGGGAAGTATAGATTTCGCAAAAATTATCGGAGGACCGCTTAATGCTTGTGTTACAGCTCAGTCAAACGCTTCGATCAGTACAGTAAACTTTATCAAAGAAGTTGGTTTCGAAAAAAACGGATCCGATGATAAACTTCGTATGGCAGAATTTAAGTACAAGAAAAATGTACCGAATCCTAATTACAAAAACGAAACTGATACTCCTAATGAAGATCCTACAACAGAGCAGGAAGTTGAAATTTTAGTTCCTTTCATTGCATTATTGAATGTTCCGAGCTTCAGAATCGAAACTTGTGAGGTTGATTTTAACGTAAAATTAAATTCAACGTATACAAAAGATGTAAGTGATGAATTCGGAATCAAAGCTGGAGTTTCAGGAGGTTTCGGACCAGTGAAATTCAACGTGGATGTTTCTTACAAGAGAACTTCAAGTACAGGAATTAAAGTGGAAAAAGAATATTCTCTTGGAGTAAAAGTAAAGGCTACAAATGACGAAATGCCTGCAGGATTGGAAAAAGTTCTTGGATTGCTTGCTCAATAA
- a CDS encoding SDR family oxidoreductase: MNLYTQPMLREDALKDKVAIVTGGGSGLGKAMTKYFLQLGAKVVITSRNLEKLQGTAKELEEETGGKVLCVACDVRNWDEVEAMKEAALKEFGKIDILLNNAAGNFISPTERLTHSAFDSILDIVLKGTKNCTLSIGKHWIDSKTSGTVLNIVTTYAWTGSAYVVPSACAKAGVLAMTRSLAVEWGKYNIRFNAIAPGPFPTKGAWDRLLPGDMKDQFDLAKKNPLKRVGEHQELANLAAYLVSDFSSFVNGEVVTIDGGEWLQGAGEFNMLEDIPQEMWDALEAMIKAKKSN; this comes from the coding sequence ATGAATCTATATACACAACCTATGTTGCGTGAAGATGCACTGAAAGATAAAGTAGCCATTGTTACAGGTGGCGGAAGCGGACTTGGAAAGGCGATGACCAAATATTTTCTTCAATTGGGTGCGAAAGTAGTCATTACTTCCAGAAATTTGGAGAAATTACAGGGAACTGCCAAAGAGTTGGAAGAAGAAACAGGAGGAAAAGTTCTTTGTGTTGCATGTGATGTAAGAAATTGGGATGAGGTGGAAGCAATGAAAGAAGCAGCGTTGAAGGAATTCGGGAAAATAGATATTCTACTAAATAATGCTGCAGGAAATTTTATCTCTCCGACAGAAAGGTTAACACATTCTGCTTTTGATTCTATTTTAGATATTGTTTTAAAAGGAACAAAAAACTGTACACTTTCTATCGGGAAACATTGGATCGATTCAAAAACTTCGGGAACGGTTTTAAATATTGTGACAACATATGCATGGACTGGCTCGGCTTACGTTGTTCCTTCAGCTTGTGCAAAAGCGGGAGTGTTGGCAATGACTAGGAGTTTAGCTGTTGAATGGGGAAAATATAATATTCGGTTTAATGCCATTGCGCCGGGACCATTTCCAACAAAAGGAGCTTGGGACAGATTGCTTCCGGGAGATATGAAAGATCAATTTGATTTAGCGAAGAAAAATCCGCTGAAAAGGGTAGGAGAACATCAGGAGCTTGCTAATCTTGCTGCTTATCTGGTTTCGGATTTTTCATCTTTTGTGAATGGCGAGGTTGTAACAATTGACGGCGGCGAATGGCTGCAGGGAGCAGGAGAATTTAATATGCTTGAAGATATTCCGCAGGAAATGTGGGATGCACTTGAGGCTATGATTAAGGCTAAAAAGTCGAATTAA
- a CDS encoding DUF1573 domain-containing protein translates to MKKLKITALLAVLAFSPFYAGTFSVENNPIVKVITDAIKWKSESIDVGNIPQGKPKVIRFEFTNTTNKPIVIENVAPSCGCTTADYTKTPILPGKKGFVEASYNAASAGAFMKTVNVTTSDSKTPKTLSFKGTVVAS, encoded by the coding sequence ATGAAAAAATTAAAAATTACAGCTCTTTTAGCAGTTTTGGCATTTTCTCCTTTTTACGCAGGGACATTTTCTGTTGAAAATAATCCAATAGTAAAAGTAATTACAGATGCAATCAAATGGAAATCAGAATCTATTGATGTAGGAAATATTCCTCAGGGAAAACCAAAAGTGATCAGATTTGAATTCACAAATACAACGAATAAACCAATCGTTATAGAAAATGTGGCTCCATCATGTGGTTGTACTACAGCAGATTATACTAAAACACCAATTCTTCCGGGGAAGAAGGGATTTGTAGAAGCTAGCTACAATGCAGCAAGTGCAGGTGCATTTATGAAAACTGTTAACGTTACAACAAGCGATAGTAAAACTCCGAAAACACTTTCATTCAAAGGAACGGTTGTGGCTTCGTAA
- a CDS encoding ATP-binding protein, with translation MEIKKLNIIITLGFVAIIGILIAQLLWTRQAYNLENKKFDQKVNIALLEVVEKLSGGETSFTESPVQNISNDYYVVNINNEFHPEVLEYYLKTEFTRFQINTDYVYALYNCHSDKMIYGKYISTHQESPNTKVIKFPKHKNLVYYFSIRFPNKTTYLISSLRFWYLLTFALIIILLVYVYSIYTIIQQKKFSELQRDFINNMTHEFKTPLSSILLASEALTKQDAVKGNPKLQTYTSIITDQSHKLNNHIEKILNIARNDASGLSLKPQKIILLPFIQEIVDTIKQKNENLTVEIEIDSNISIIADEFHFTNIIYNILDNSIKYCETKPNITISSFKDSKGLYLKFKDNGIGIPTKNIPHIFDKFYRVSTKKSDEVNGFGLGLFYVKKIVQQHNWKISVENNTDKGITITLFSPF, from the coding sequence ATGGAAATAAAGAAACTCAATATTATTATCACACTCGGGTTTGTTGCTATTATCGGAATTTTAATAGCTCAGCTTCTGTGGACAAGACAGGCCTATAATCTTGAGAATAAAAAATTTGACCAAAAGGTAAATATTGCCTTACTGGAAGTGGTAGAAAAATTGTCTGGAGGAGAAACTTCTTTTACCGAAAGCCCGGTACAGAATATTTCCAACGACTATTATGTGGTTAATATCAACAATGAATTTCACCCCGAAGTGCTGGAGTATTATCTGAAAACAGAATTTACACGTTTCCAAATAAATACCGATTATGTTTATGCATTATACAATTGCCACAGCGACAAAATGATCTATGGAAAGTATATTTCAACACATCAGGAAAGCCCGAACACCAAAGTCATTAAATTCCCGAAACATAAAAATCTGGTTTATTATTTTTCCATCCGTTTTCCGAATAAAACGACGTATCTTATAAGTTCGTTACGTTTTTGGTATTTGCTTACTTTTGCTTTGATTATTATTCTTCTGGTATATGTTTATTCTATATATACTATTATTCAGCAAAAGAAATTTTCTGAACTGCAGCGGGATTTTATCAATAATATGACGCATGAATTCAAGACTCCCCTTTCATCTATACTTTTGGCTTCTGAAGCCCTTACAAAACAGGATGCAGTCAAGGGAAATCCTAAATTACAAACCTATACCTCCATTATCACCGATCAAAGTCATAAGCTTAATAATCATATTGAAAAAATATTGAATATTGCCCGAAATGATGCTTCCGGATTGTCATTAAAACCTCAGAAAATAATTTTATTGCCATTTATTCAGGAAATTGTTGATACTATCAAGCAAAAGAATGAAAATCTTACCGTTGAAATAGAAATCGACAGTAATATTTCAATTATTGCTGATGAATTTCACTTTACAAATATCATTTATAATATTTTGGATAATTCAATTAAATATTGTGAAACAAAGCCAAATATTACAATTTCTTCATTTAAAGATTCAAAAGGTTTATATTTAAAATTTAAAGATAACGGAATTGGGATTCCTACTAAAAACATTCCTCATATATTTGATAAATTTTATAGGGTAAGTACAAAAAAGAGTGATGAGGTGAACGGTTTTGGATTAGGCTTATTTTATGTAAAAAAAATCGTTCAGCAGCATAACTGGAAAATTTCAGTTGAAAATAATACAGATAAAGGAATTACCATCACCTTATTTTCACCGTTTTAA
- a CDS encoding response regulator transcription factor, whose amino-acid sequence MEKSKILYAEDDKTIAFLIQDSLESYYDISCYPDGKSAREAFDNESFDICLLDIMMPEINGFELAQYIRDKNSEIPIIFISAKALKEDRIKGLKIGADDYLVKPFSIEELILKIEVFLKRSKKTESFPQKYKVGKYNFDPKNYTLQDAASTITLTQRESELLLYFIRNKNTVLKRQDILKAIWGDDDYFMGRSLDVFISRLRKVFADEQDIFIENLHGIGFRFSEK is encoded by the coding sequence ATGGAAAAATCTAAAATTTTATATGCAGAAGATGACAAAACGATAGCTTTTCTGATTCAGGACAGCCTGGAAAGCTATTATGACATTTCCTGCTATCCAGATGGGAAATCTGCACGTGAAGCATTTGATAACGAGAGTTTTGACATTTGCCTTTTAGACATCATGATGCCCGAAATAAACGGTTTTGAATTAGCACAATACATTCGTGATAAAAACTCTGAAATTCCCATTATTTTTATTTCTGCAAAAGCCTTAAAAGAAGACAGGATTAAAGGTTTGAAGATCGGTGCAGATGATTATCTGGTGAAACCATTCAGTATTGAAGAGCTCATTCTTAAAATTGAAGTTTTCCTGAAACGCTCAAAGAAAACGGAATCTTTTCCACAAAAATACAAAGTCGGAAAATACAATTTTGATCCTAAAAACTATACTTTACAAGATGCAGCAAGTACCATCACACTTACCCAAAGAGAATCTGAACTGCTTCTGTATTTTATCCGTAATAAAAATACAGTTCTAAAAAGGCAGGACATTTTGAAAGCAATTTGGGGAGATGATGATTATTTTATGGGACGAAGTCTTGATGTATTTATTTCAAGATTACGAAAAGTTTTCGCAGATGAACAAGATATATTCATTGAAAATCTACACGGAATCGGTTTCCGGTTTTCTGAAAAATAA